The region CGATGCGCAGTTCAAGAGATTGGCCAGACGCATGGATGCGATGCTATGAGATGCACATGATAGTTCCTACCTTTATAGAAAACAATGTTATCCCATTTAGCAGCCATGATTATCTTAAAGAGTTCACCCATTTGCTCAACTTGAATCATCATTCCAGTTTAAATGTTCTTCAACATTATGTTGAGTATACCATAATTGGTCAGTTTGACCAATGTAGGTGTGGGTGGTGTTAAGTGTGTGTGTGGCAGTGATGGTGGTGCAAGGTTTAAGGGAGTGGCATTTATGACTTGATTTGAGTTAGGGTTCCTAACTCTTGGTGAGTTTTCATGTGTACTGTGATATAGAGGTGCTTGATGTGTGATGTTATAGTGTTTTTACTTTTTATGGTGAGGATAGTGATGGTGGTAGTTTGGAAAAAGTGCTTCATGTGATTGATGTAGAGATTTAGATAGTGATCTCCCATCAATGGTGTCAATGAGAGGGAGAAGCATTGGAGCTCTCCTTGGATAAAAGTGAGAGTGTCGAGGATCCATGCAAGAGAGAGATGAAAAAGAGTGAGTGAAAGTGCAgttttgtgtttgtgtttgtgtatgtgtgtgtgttaggtcccgaattatcgtagaagggggggttgaatacgaaattaaaaattctttcgaatctttagcggatatagatttagtgctcggttagtggtttcgtgttcttgagaggaatagtgtttggaatgataaaaataaggaacacaagatattcggggaaatatatattcgtatataaatcctcgaggggtgttgctacactccggtaaataaattaaccggctacaatctaagaacaataaagttcctagctactacatagatttacaaatcaaatcctatacaatgatctagcttttcttTGTGCTAGGATTTATTATCGGGTAACATTTATAATGCCACTAAGAATATATAAGAGTTAAATCAgacattataacgttactccgatgagaagttaaacggatatacaaaaagcttgacTTCTCGGTAAATCTTTgcttcttgttttatcagctctctttttgttggagaagaagataaacagaacaACAACTCAACTGATCTGCTGCTTGTGTAGAGTTATATCAATTAAATTATGTGGCTGAAATTGAACCACACAAATAATTGATTGTACAATAAATTGTGGCTGAGGATTCTGTGGCGATCAGGATAGGCTCTGCGGCGACCAAGAGATACAGGGGGAGGAGTAACATTTTCTATGGCGACTTAGGATAGGCTCCGTCGCGACATGCTTTATTACTACTAGTACATTTATTTGTAAACCAAAATACAACCTGTGGCGACCAGTATACCACTAGTGCCACTTGTACTAAACAAATAAAAACATTACTCATGTGGCGACCTAATGTCACCctttctttttattatttttgttttttgtttttgtttttccttttcttttaaagtttaaattgtaaataaattaatttataaaataaacttaaatataacttatataaataaactaatttagatttataaaataaacttatttaaagtttataagataaatcaatttaaatttattaaataaattatattaaagacctttaaataaattttttcaatttaccaattaaactatgagcttcgccagtcccctgagttGTTTAGTTGTATACCCTGCGCACCTATTCTCGTACTTTAAaagataaatgttcaatccaagtacgttcctcaacttaacaattcttctaaaaataatacccagattcctttcacgagctgttgacgcctagtgcaactggtctggttcacagacgactaagcccgattcaggtcttcgtattatggccttgattaaattgttaaacTTGCAACAAttttatcgcttcagacactgactgtcaataaacaactgtactttcactagaatcctttatggtactttagacaacgtcttcattaacctttgtctataccctgtcttcaattcttcagattcctatgcttcgaacactgtctatcttcaatcaatgccaatacactgaaatcttcaggtagcacttgtatactgaatcttcaacatttctaaaaccctgaaagtctttaacctttgtttttcactgaggcatgatcatattaatgaacttttttcaaggacctgtagacagactttaggccttcttctaattttttgattctttgtatttgccttgtcttcattcttcctgattttttgtgtagacgtagtattattaacctgtcctgttctagttTTGTTATCGTATTGAGTTATAACATAACTGTTCATACAACTACCCAGTCTCACCAACAGTGTGTAACGATGTATACATGGTAGTGGCCTTTTAAAGAGTTCAAGGAACTCATGTTAAGGTAAAGTAAGTGGAAGAATATATTTATGAAAGTAAAAGAATTATGATGCAAGACTGGTGTGAAACAATGTTCATATTAAATGCAAAGCATGCTTAGTTGTGCACAGTTCAGATATATGCAGTTTACTCAAGTAGGGAGTACAAAATACTCACAACATGCAATATCAAACAACAGGCATTGAATCACATAAATCAGTTTGGCTTGACCATTTTTAGCTCCAACCAGGGGCATTCATTACCAATTTTACTGTATTGTCCTTTTAATTACTTATTTAGTAGACATTATGTTTATTTATATATATCCCCTGTGCACAAATACATAACACACACAAACCAAGTATCTTTTTTTATGAGAGGAGAAGTAAATAAGGTGCAGAGAGTATGTATTTATAAGTGTGTGAGAATATATGCAGGAAGTAAATGAAGCTCAGAGATAACATATATTTGTGCATGCTTTTTAAATGAAGTATGTTTGTTTGTATACCTAAGCATgtattaatttatttattcttAAAAGGAAATGTGATAAAGGGATGATAGTCTAGCAAAAGGCTAGAGGTTCATTAAATGGGCTGCAGGCAAGGTgacatatatttatatttaattacttAAGACCCAACTGTTCATGATTGATTAGACTTTGTTtgacatttattttatttaatttccaCTCAAATTTTCTTCACCGCACACTCAACATCCAACAATTGAACAAATAGATAATTTAGCACATACACTTAGCATACATATACTTGTAAAATACAGAGATGCCCTTAATTTATACAGTGGCCGTTTCATCAGTGATCCAGATACTGGGCTTCTCAAGAGGAATCCCATCCAGGTCTTAATGGCAGGGCATTGTATGTAATTGTGATTTTAAGCTATATGAGGAATGCAATAATCACTGAATATAATTTAACCAATCAAGGAATTTCAGCAACTCTGTTTTTACCAAGTAGTTCTTTTTATTCATAAAACAAATTATACTCATGTCACACAATAAGAATCGAAATTATACATCATAATTCCAATTAGTATTTCACATAATGGTGTTCATTTAAACTCAATTTTTATTCCACAAAATTCACTGTGTAACTGATCAAATACCAAGAAATCACAAATCCTTATTTAATTTGTAAACTTTATCCAAAATAGCCAATAATTTAATTTTAACTTTCAAACCACAAGTTGATTATTATTACACATTGTTAAGAATTCACTAATCAAACATCAACCAACCATAATTGATAAAAAGAATAACCTGATTCATATCTTGTCTTTATTCGAACCCATAAATGAACCAGACTGAGAATACAGATTTAAATGGTTAACTGATGAACATGTGTCAAGATAAATTCCAATTTTTCAACAGTCCACATATTTGTAACAAGGAAATCGAATTAATTCATCTTACTTAGTGAATTAGTCACTCAATATACATAAGCGCAAGAATAAATTCGAATCAAAAATTAAATCTTACTTCTTAATTTGAAATAATTAACCAACAAAAATGAATTCACCACTTAATCGAATTTATGTCAGGATAATCTTATCAATGCATAACTGATAACATAGATAAATTCCCAAAGAAATTTAAATAGATACTAAATAATCAATAATACAGTTTATGCACAAAGATTATTATTGAGTCAAAAAATTACtttgtttaatttatttaaaacaaCAAACCACTGTTCAATCACCCAAGTTGTTTACTTCGACTATTccaattaatcacataattttaaGCTTCGAATCATGTTCAAACTTACATACCTGAGTCCATGGCCTTGAAGCATACATGGATACTTACATGACTCAACTTGTCTGACCCCGAGTTGAGTGACTCAATGAGTTAACCCGGTAACTCATCCGAGTTGACTCAACTGAGTCGAGCCGATTTCTTCTCCAAACTCCATTTCTTTGCTCGATCTATCACTATCTTGCTTTGTTTCTTCGATTAATCTGCACAAAACACTCGAATTCAAATTAGGGTTTAaaaataaaaaggtttttaatcaaaatcatagatatatatatatatatatgtgtgtgtgtgtgtgtgtgtgaatgttGATTTCGAATCAAACTTAGGTTCATTAATTTGAACCCAAGTTGACTTGATcgaaaatcattttgatttcaccAACCCAGTTGATTAAGAAAGCAATTTAATCGATTCATGTATTTGAACCGTTTGAACATAGTGTATAGTATCTGGGAATTAAGAATTGATTGAGATTCAATCGGAAAAGTCGATGAACTCTTCGGAGAAACTGATGAACATCAGCGAGTTTTTGagagagagaaatgagagaaaaagaGGCGACTGAGAGGCGTATACATTGTACAGTAAAACctaattctatatatatatatatattgattaaGAACAGTCAGGATTAAATTTTTAATAAGATTGTACGGCCAGGATTTTAGGGTTAATAAAATGGGTTTTGGGTTGAATACATTTGGGTTGCAAATAAAAAGAAGGCCCatttgattttctgaaaaatataGATTGATTTTGGGTTTTAGATTAGCAATTGGGCTGGGCTTTTTGCTAAATATAAAAcagaaaataatttttgtttttaaagaaaataattagaaagtattttcaaataaatatatatatatggagaATAATTTTGACATTTTTATgagtaataatatttaatttattttaaaataaatttcttTTCAATGCACTTAGTacatttaatttctaaaaatccgATCAATAAATAATATTGATAAATCTGAATTATTGAGAGAATTAATAAATAGTAGAAaagatttttatttaaaataaatctataattatttacacaaaatataaataatatatttagagaacatattatatatattttgtgtaaatataaataaattagcTGGTTCTTAGCCTGTTGCCACGCCAAATAATACCTCACGACCTTCAAGCTTTTCCATCATATTTTCAAAATCAAAAAATCCATTAGCAATCCTTTATACGAGTTCTTATTTAGAATTGAGGATTGTGGGTTTCTGTGTGACAAGATGGTTCTTTCGGTTATCATGATGAACTCCCTTAAGGGGTGGCATAGGGAATTCATATTTTTCCGGGGTGGGGACTTGGAGTTTATGCCGCTCTATAAACAtgaattgaaaataaataaatttccagtcCAGCAGCTCGGACAAGGGGCTCTCACGATGGTCTATAACTTCTGTAGGGGCACTCGGAGGGCAGTGGACCCATGACACGTTTAATGATAATGTTGAGATGTACGCCACCGGATGTAAGTTGCTATTCTTTGCTGTATGAATTTGCAACTGCTTAACATTTATTTTATATCCGGGGTTGATATTTTTTTTGCGCTTTCAGTTTAGGTATTCCAAGGCTCCTTCCCCGCCTGAATAGAATGTTTGCTCAATTGAGAGATTTGGCTGCCGGATGTAGGAAGATCGCGAGTTTAAATATCTTGGAGTCTGGGAAGGGAAAGAAAGGGAATGAAGCGGGTAATGATAATGGGGGATCTGGTTCGGGAACTATTGCTGTAGTAAACCCGGAAAGACTTGCTGTTTGGGTTGCTAAGCCTCAACGAGAGGAGAAAGAAAAAGAAACCCGGGGATGGTACTGATGAGGCCGGGGGTTCATAGAGCCGGGTTTTTAAAAAGGTTGCTATTGAAATGGCTCCGAACACCCCAAAAACCCTTAAGGCACTGTTGGCAAACTTCACTCCGGAGTTGCGGAGGAAAGAGCTCTTCGAAAACTATGCCACTACTGCCGAGAGAAGGCAATATCGGAGGAAACCCTTCAAGGAGTTTTTAGCCGGGATGCAGGAGGACGTTACAGCTGTAAGTATTTTTATTGTACTTGTCTTTTTTCTTGgtaaattttcttttattcttttgATAGTTCATTTTCTTTCAGGCTAATTCCAAGGTTGCGGGTCTCGTGGAGATTGCCCGGAATCTAAAGGCCAAGGCTGATGCAGGGGATGCTGGAAAAATTGAGGGGATAACTTGGCCCGAGAGCTTAAAAATCTTACAACTAAATATGTGAAGGAAAATGTTGCTCACAATCAGATTGTGGCTGATCTCCGGGATATGCATGTTCAGGAGAATGTTGCTGTGAAGGCGATGCGGCAGGAAAATAGAAAGCTGAAGGATAACTTGGCTGCGAGGCCGACCCCAGATGAGGTCTTAGCCAGTTTCTGGGGCACCCCAACATATTTTGAGGAGTTTAATGAGAAGGAAATGGAAAAGAGTCAGATATGCTGGAGGGTTGCCTCTCGGTATCTTATTGAGGTACCTAAGGGTCAGATTGGAGGCTTCCTGGAATGCTACATTGAAGAAGAGACTCAGCTTGAGGAGGAAGCCAATGCTCTTGCGGTGGCGGACTCCAGTGTTGGTGCTTCAACTTCAGCTCCTCCCCTCCCCGAGCAGCCTCTAGCCCAGCAGCCCCCTCTGCCCCAGGAACAACCCAAACAGCCTCCTTCTCCTCTTCTCAGACCCCAAGTTGAAGAATGATTATATTTGGCCTTGATGGCCTGTAACTTTGATTTTCGTACTTTAAGCATTTCCTGAACTGAGCCTTTTGGCATGTTATTTTTGTGTGTAACTTTGATTTGCCCGGGGTTGGATTACCCCGGtatttttaatttcatattatgtttcttggatttttagtTTTCATTCTTATAGTTTTGGGTTAAAACTTTTGAAGTTAAGAAATTTCTTTaacacatgggctgtgttttaaAAGACCCTGGGTAAGGGTAAAAATTAAAATTGAGAAAATTTTCTATGTACACATGGGTTGTGCTTATTTGACCCCGGGTAGGGGTAAAAATTAAAATTgagaaaattttctaagtacacatgggttgtgctTATTTGACCCCCGATAGGGGTAAAAAATAAAATTgagaaaattttctaagtacacatgggctgtcCTAACTTGACCCCGGTTAGGGGTAAAAATTAAAATTGAGAATTTCTAAGTACATATGGGCTGTGCTTATTAATTGTAAAAGTAAACATGCATTATGGTGTGCAAATAATAGATATGATCGGGTACAAGAGTGAATATTATACATAAAAAATTGTCTTTCATTGCAATAGAAACTTAATAGTGATTACATTTTGGGGCAATTAGATacgaattttaaattttttatttaggCAATAGAAACAATACAACTCTGAAGTTCCTAGTTAATAGAGAGATGACTCTAGAATGTGCACCTTTTGCTTATTGATAGAATTTCCTTAGGCGGGCCCCGTGCCATATGTTTGGGAACTCAGTGTCATTCAAATAACTTAGTTTGTAGGTTCCCGGTCGCGATACTTCTTTGATTTTACATGGTCCTTCCCAGTTAACCTGTAGCTTGCCTTGGTTAGTTGGGCCAGAAGCTTCTGTGTCCCGGAGAACCAAATCTCCAGCTTCATACTCCCTGATTTTTTCCCTCTTCCCGAAGTAAAGTTTTGTCTTTTATTTGTATATCTCCATTTTCTATACTGCCCATACTCTTAATTCATCAAGTAGCTTTAGGTTCATCTTTAGGCCTTCAATGTTGGACACTTCATCAAAATGAATGACCCTGTATGATGGTGATCCTGTTTCGACTGACAGCCTAGCCTCCGAACCATAGGCTAATTTGAAAGGGGTTTCTCCGGTGCCTGTCCTGGGGGTGATTCTGTATGACCAAAAGACCTTCGGGAGCTCATCTGGCCAAGTCTTTTTGGACCCCTCTAGTCTTTTCTCGAGTTCCCGAAGTATGGTTCTGTTTGTCACCTTAACTTGTCCATTTCCTTGTGAATGTGCTACAAACGATCTTTTGTGTTTGATCTCAAGATCTTTGAGGTATGCTTCAAAATTTGAGTCCATGAACTGGAGTCCATTATCTGAGACCAATACTACCAGGATCCAAAATCTCATCATTATAGAGTCCATGAACTTTATGCAATCTTGTTGATTAATTGTGCATATTGCCTTTGTTTTGGCCTATTCGGTCATGTAATCAATGGCCACCAACACGTAGCGTAGGTCTCCTTTTTCCTGGGGAAATGGACCCTTGATATCAATGCCCATACGGAAAAAGAGATGGGGGAAAGAACTAATATAGAAAGGTTCGGGCTTTACTTTGGTACATTACAGAACATTTGACATCGGTTGCATTTCTTGACATATGCAACTGCATCTGCGTGAATTGTTGGCCAATAATATCCTTGTCTAATTATCTTGTAAGCCAAGGCCTTTGCTGCTACGTGATCTCCACAAATTCCTTTATGCACTTTACGGAGACAGTAATCGACTTCATCCGGATCCACACATTTTTGAGTTGGAGCTGAAAAAGTCTCCTATAGAACCGATCATCCTCGAGAACGAAATGAGCGAATTTGTGTTTCAAGTACCTGACCTTGTTCTTGTCTTCCAGGAGTGTTCCATGCTTCAAATAATGTATAAAAGGAGTCATCCAGTTCTCCGGGCTGCTGGCGCAGAAAATTTCAGTTTTTTCGGTGCTAGGGGCCTGGAGTTCTTCGAAATAGACCGAAGTGCTCAAATCTGAGGAATTTTGTACTAGCTTGGAGAGTTCATCTGCTTTTGCATTTTCTACTCTGTTAATTTGTAAGATGCTGGTATCCGCGATGGTTTCCAGGATACTCTTTACCATGGCTTGGTATTGTGCCAGCTTTTGATCTTTAACAATGTACTCTCCATTTGTCCGCTTGACCACGATCTGGGAATCACTATGGATGATTAACTTTTTCACTCCGATTAATTTTGCTAGTCAGAGATCGGAGAATAATGCTTCGTATTCGGCATGATTATTTATTGCTCTGAAAGTGAAGGTTATTGCATGCTGGATGATAGACCCTTCAGGACTAGTAAGAATAGGTCCATCCCCTAATCATTCAGCTGTTGTCGATCCATCTATATATAATGTCCACGAGTGTTTGCTGAGAGTTTCATCTTCAATGCTGGTTGGATTTGTAGTAATTGatgaagattctggaagagtgCATTCCATGACAAATTCAGCAAGTGTTTGAGCCTTTATTACAGTCCGAGGTACTTAATAGCCCAATCGATGAGCCTCCCGGATGTATCGGGTTTATGGATGATTTTTTGGAGAGGTTGATCGGTGACCACTTTATTCCTCGACCTTGGAAGTATTGCCTTAGCTTCCTGCTTGAGTGTACGAGGACCAATGCGAACTTTTCCAAGTTTGGATACCGAGTTTCAGCATCTTTGAGAACTTGGCTGACATAGTACACCGGGCTTTGGATTCCCTTTTCTTCCCGAATAAGTGTAGAAGAGATGACTTTCGGACTGACCTCTATATAGAGGGATGAAGGTTCTTCGGGTTTTTCCTTTGACAGAATTGGGGGTTCATCAGATATGGCTTAACTGCTTCGAATATTGAGTTGCACTTTGGGGTCCTATTTATCAGCATTTTATTTCGCGCCCCTTTGAGAAATTCGAAGAAGGGTATGCATCTATCGGCAAGTTTTAGGATAACCCTACAGAGTGCTGCAAGGTATCCAAATAGCTTCTGAATATCTTTCTGGGTTCAGGGAACCTTCATTTTCATTATTGCATTTATCTTTTTCGGGTTTGCTTCAATTCCTCTTTAGTTAATCAGGAAACCTAGAAACTTCCCGGAGGGGACCCCGAATGCACATTTTTTTGGGTTGAGTTTCATATTTTATTTCCTCAAGTTGTCAAAATATTCTTTCGAATCCTTGATGTGGTCCGGAATAGTTGTGGACTTGGAGATCATGTCATCGACATATGACTCCATATTTCTCGCAGATGTTTTTAAAGATTGTGTTCATTATTTTCTGGTAGGTGGCTCCGACGTTAATGAGTCCGAATGACATCATGATAAAGCATACACTGCTCGATGAGTTATAAAAGCCATCTTTGTAATGTCCTTGGGATCCATCTTGACCTGATTATACCTAAAAAGCGTCCATAAAGCTCAACATAACATGACCTGAAGTCGCATCAATCAGCTGATCGATGCTAGGGAGAAGATAGGAATCATTTGGGCATGCCGAATTCAGAATTGTGTAATCAACACACATCCTCCATCTTCCGTTTGGTTTTTTGACCAGTACCACGTTGGTCAGCCAATATGGGTACTTAATTTCACATATGATATCAGTATTGAGGAGTTTTTCCACTTCTTCATTGATTGTTTATTGACGTTCTGGGGTGAAATTTCTTCATTTCTGTTTGATCGGCCTTTGTCTGGGATCAACATCTAAGGTATGCATTGCCACTGATTCATCATCCCAGGCATGTGCTCCGGGCTCCAGGCAAATACATCAACATATTCTTTCAACAATTTGACGAGCTATTTCTCGAAGGTTGATTCCAAGCCTTTTCGAATTTTAACTTTCGGGTGGGGTTCCCGGggtcaaatttaatttttattatctgCGCGACTGGTTCGACCTTGGTCTTTTTTTTGGTTTTTTGAATCTGGGCATCTGTATTGGTTAAGCAGTATCCCAAATCCTCTATGATGTTCACATCCAACTTTGGTCTTTTACTTAGGTGCTTCCGGTGCTTCTTCCGGCTTTTCCTCTTGGGTAGTGATATGGCCTCCTTTCTATTTTCGGGCTCCATTTCTTCCATGACTAAGGCCTTCCTGTAGCACCTACCTGTAATTCTCTGTCTCCTTTGAGCTCTCCAATTCCTTTCGGGGTGGGAAATTTAAGCTTCAGGTGTATAGTCGATGGTATAGCCCAGAGCTTAGTGACTGTCGGCCTTCCCAAAATCATATTATAGGATGATGTTGCGCTTATCACATAAAACTTCAAGATGAGGGAAACTTGTTGGGGGGAGTTCCAAATGTGATAGGAAGGTAGATAACTCCTCAGATAGGTATCATCGAATTTTTGAATCCATAAAAAAGGTCTTCAAGGCAAAGATCCATGCGTAGGTGGCCCAACTTTATTCTATTAAGTGTGTGTTCAAAAATTATGTTTGCAGAAAAACCATTGTCAACTAGAATCCTTTTTACCTCGTTATTTGCAACATCAAGAGTTACCACCACCGCTTGGTTATGATTCGGATCCAGTCCTTTATAATTCGAATTGGAGAAGTAAATCGGCTCATCTTCCAAGAGTTGGATCATCATAACATCATTATCCATGTCCGGGCTTCGGGTCCAAAAATGATATTTACTACGTGCTTGCCGCCCTTCGGGGCTTTGTCTTTATCGTCGGGTTTTCTCTGTATATACTGGTTCATATTTCCCTTTTTAATTTGATCTTCAATGAACATCTACAAGGAGAAACAGTTTTCGGTTGTGTGATCATGATCTTCATGGTATCTGCAGTGTTTATCTTTCACCCTATTATGCGGAGGTACGAGTAAGGGTTTTGAAGGGTAGTAGAAAGGCTTTACTTTGACTTCTCTTAAGATATCGGCCCGGGGCCTGCTGAGAGGCATGCACTCGGGCTTCAACTTTGGATCTCTTTTGGATCTTGGTTTCCTATCATTCTTTTCAGATCCTGAATAGCCACACCGGGGTGGGGTTCCCTAAGAGTGTTGAATGTAGTTAGACTGTCTGTCGACCTTGAATTTTTTGTCTCTCCTGTATGATGAGGGTCTCCCCGGggactcatcatcatcatcatcatggaTTCTTCTATTCATCTTCATTAATTTGAGGAAGTCATTCTATTTTATGAATTTTGAGGCCAAGGCGTAGGCGGATGCAAGACTCTGGGGCTCTCTGTGAATTAAATCTTTGACATAACCTTCACATAATATCGGGTGCAAGTTTCTTTGAAAGATATTGGCTGCTTCCTTTCTTCCAGGTTGGAAAGTTGATTGACAGCTTTCTGGAATCTCTTGATGAATTTGGGGAGAGACTCTTTGCTTATTTTGTTGAATTATTTCCAAGTGGCACATCTATAACTCGTTCATACGATTAGCCCTGAACTGTTATGGGGTTATGTTCCCTAAGGGTTTGCAGAGGTTTCAGCATATTTGTGAGCTTCTTTTTCAATGATCAACTTTTCATCTTCTGGTTGGATAGGTTGACATGATGCACGGGTTATGGGGGTTCCCTTCTTCAATATCCTCCATTTCTCCATCCCTGGGCGGGGCAGTAGGAGTCGGAACTGGTCCGAAAATGGCAGCATTGCTTTTTCTCGTAGTCATTACTCTCAACAGCACGTAAGATTAGATCTAACTATGTGGTAATCACAGCTTTAACTAAGTATGTGCTCACGTAATACGACAAATATGGTTATACTAGATCTACTAATGACACATTAAAAGCATAAACGTTGAACAAAGTAGATCTGAAAAATCAAAACAGTAATTTTACGGGGTTAAGAGATTCTGGTCTCCTGGGTGGGGTAGCAAGACTGAAAATAACCAATAAGCGGAGGttcgacccctccttctagcgccaatgagAACTCCAATCTTCCCTGGGGTCCTCTCCTTCTCTATCTGGACTCAACTTCCATTTATGCAGAAATGCTGGTATTTGAGGTTTAACTAttggttgggttcctacaaaataGAACCGAAGGGGGGTGGCGTCCCCACGGCTCCTCCGTTGTGAGAATAAGATAGGGTTTTGGAGAATAAGGGTAGGATAGAAATTATGCAAATATGAGTGTGGTGTATATGTGTATGTGTATAAGTGAATAGAATGATTAACACCCAAAATACCTTTTGGCCAGCCTTTTATAAGCTTAACATTAGGGTTTGTAACTTAAATCTGAGCCGTTGGAACGTGCTGGATTGTGGAACGCGTGAACGTCTGTGATGGGACTACATGTATCCGGATCCAGACCGTTGAAAGATTCCAGATCCGGATAATCTGGACGGTAGGGATGATATCACATGTTCGGGTGTCTTTCCCTTACTGCATTATGGGTCTTGGATCTTTTTATTGGATTTTTTCGGGGGCCTATACTAATATGGCCTATCAATATTAACATTCTCAACGTTCTAATGAA is a window of Apium graveolens cultivar Ventura chromosome 11, ASM990537v1, whole genome shotgun sequence DNA encoding:
- the LOC141695839 gene encoding uncharacterized protein LOC141695839, with the protein product MRFWILVVLVSDNGLQFMDSNFEAYLKDLEIKHKRSFVAHSQGNGQVKVTNRTILRELEKRLEGSKKTWPDELPKVFWSYRITPRTGTGETPFKLAYGSEARLSVETGSPSYRVIHFDEVSNIEGLKMNLKLLDELRVWAV